One genomic segment of [Pasteurella] aerogenes includes these proteins:
- the rlmL gene encoding S-adenosyl-L-dependent RNA methyltransferase: MMRALFATTARGFEELLKVELTELGATDCKVVQGGVHFVANDEIMYRTLLWSRLSSRILLPLIHCKIYSDLDLYSAVVGHSWLNEFDERVTFLVDFNGTNREIRHTQFGAMRVKDGIVDYFERQGKARPNVDKEYPDVRIHAYLNREDLVISLDLSGEALHLRGYREDTGSAPLRETLAAAIVLRSGWEKGTPLVDPMCGSGTLLIEAAQMESNIAPQLYRLHWGFDFWKGHNQVAWEAVKSEAIALAETQLQQEPQAHFYGFDLDHRVLQKAQKNAQNAGVAHLIKWKQGDVAALTNPCPEHKGTVICNPPYGERLGTTPALIALYSVFGQRLKSQFGGWNASIFSSEEGLLDCLRMRSFRQFKAKNGPLDCIQKNYQISDRTLGQNDDKSAVENALVFSKEHAVAVDFANRLQKNIKKIEKWATQQGIDAYRLYDADLPEYNLAVDRYADHIVVQEYAAPKNIDENKARQRLLDAVTATLSVTGVETNKLILKVRQKQKGTNQYEKLANKGEYFYVHEYGAKLWVNLTDYLDTGLFLDHRLTRKMVGDMAQGKDFLNLFAYTGSATVQAALGGAKSTTTVDMSNTYLNWAEQNLLLNDIQGKQHKLIQADCLQWLEKCDRQFDLIFVDPPTFSNSKRMEDSWDVQRDHIKLLGQLKRILQPAGSVIFSNNKRGFKMDFAALQTLGLSAVEISAKTLPLDFERNKQIHNCWLITHTEN; the protein is encoded by the coding sequence ATGATGAGAGCGCTTTTTGCCACCACTGCACGTGGATTTGAAGAATTATTAAAAGTGGAATTAACCGAATTGGGTGCCACCGACTGTAAAGTGGTGCAAGGTGGCGTTCACTTTGTTGCAAACGATGAAATTATGTATCGCACGTTGTTGTGGTCGCGATTAAGTTCACGCATTTTATTGCCCCTTATTCATTGCAAAATTTACAGCGATTTGGATTTGTATTCAGCTGTGGTAGGGCATAGTTGGTTAAATGAATTTGATGAAAGAGTGACATTTTTAGTGGATTTCAACGGAACAAACCGCGAAATTCGCCATACTCAATTTGGCGCTATGCGTGTCAAAGACGGGATTGTGGATTATTTTGAACGTCAAGGCAAGGCGCGACCAAATGTGGATAAAGAATATCCGGATGTGCGTATTCATGCCTATCTTAATCGTGAAGATTTGGTGATTTCTTTGGATTTAAGTGGTGAAGCGCTACATTTGCGCGGCTATCGCGAGGATACTGGTAGTGCGCCGTTGCGCGAAACCTTGGCAGCGGCAATTGTATTGCGTTCGGGTTGGGAAAAAGGCACGCCGTTAGTTGATCCAATGTGCGGTTCGGGAACGTTATTAATCGAGGCAGCACAAATGGAATCCAATATTGCGCCGCAATTGTATCGTTTGCATTGGGGGTTTGATTTTTGGAAAGGGCATAATCAAGTCGCGTGGGAGGCGGTGAAAAGCGAGGCGATTGCTTTAGCCGAAACGCAATTGCAACAAGAACCACAGGCGCATTTTTATGGTTTTGATTTGGACCATCGAGTGTTACAAAAAGCGCAAAAGAATGCCCAAAATGCCGGTGTAGCACATTTGATTAAATGGAAACAAGGCGATGTGGCGGCGTTAACCAACCCTTGTCCAGAACACAAAGGCACGGTAATTTGTAACCCGCCTTATGGTGAACGTTTAGGCACGACGCCGGCACTAATTGCCTTGTATTCTGTGTTTGGCCAGCGTTTAAAATCGCAATTTGGTGGTTGGAATGCATCGATTTTTAGTAGCGAAGAAGGCTTACTTGATTGTTTGCGGATGCGTTCGTTTCGTCAATTTAAAGCCAAAAATGGTCCGTTAGATTGTATTCAGAAAAATTATCAAATTTCTGACCGCACTTTAGGGCAAAATGATGATAAAAGTGCGGTAGAAAATGCGTTAGTTTTTTCAAAAGAGCATGCTGTTGCAGTAGATTTTGCTAATCGTTTACAAAAAAATATCAAGAAAATTGAAAAATGGGCGACGCAGCAAGGTATTGATGCTTATCGTTTATATGATGCGGATTTACCGGAATATAACTTGGCAGTGGATCGCTATGCGGATCATATTGTGGTGCAAGAATATGCGGCGCCCAAAAATATTGATGAAAATAAAGCGCGTCAACGCTTGTTGGATGCGGTGACTGCGACGCTTTCTGTCACTGGTGTAGAAACCAATAAGTTGATTTTGAAGGTACGCCAAAAGCAAAAAGGTACCAATCAATACGAAAAATTGGCAAATAAAGGTGAATATTTTTATGTACATGAATACGGGGCGAAGCTGTGGGTGAATTTGACGGATTATTTGGATACCGGGCTATTTCTTGATCACCGTTTGACCCGTAAGATGGTGGGTGATATGGCGCAGGGTAAAGATTTTCTTAATTTATTTGCTTATACCGGTTCGGCAACAGTACAGGCTGCGCTTGGTGGTGCGAAATCAACCACCACCGTTGATATGTCCAATACTTATCTCAATTGGGCGGAACAAAATTTACTGCTGAATGATATTCAAGGCAAACAACATAAATTAATTCAAGCGGATTGTTTGCAATGGTTGGAGAAATGTGATCGTCAATTTGATTTGATTTTTGTGGATCCGCCAACATTTTCCAACTCCAAGCGTATGGAAGACAGTTGGGATGTGCAACGTGATCACATTAAATTGTTGGGGCAGCTAAAACGTATTTTGCAACCGGCAGGCAGCGTGATTTTTTCCAATAACAAACGTGGATTTAAAATGGATTTTGCGGCATTGCAAACTTTGGGGTTAAGTGCGGTGGAAATTTCAGCCAAAACCTTACCCTTAGATTTTGAGCGTAATAAACAAATTCATAATTGTTGGTTGATTACCCACACGGAAAATTAA